A genome region from Triticum aestivum cultivar Chinese Spring chromosome 2B, IWGSC CS RefSeq v2.1, whole genome shotgun sequence includes the following:
- the LOC123045564 gene encoding histone H2B.1-like, producing MAPKAEKKPAAKKPAEEEPAAEKAEKAPAAKKPKAEKRLPAGKTASKEGGEKKGKKKSKKSVETYKIYIFKVLKQVHPDIGISSKAMSIMNSFINDIFEKLAGEASKLARYNKKPTITSREIQTSVRLVLPGELAKHAVSEGTKAVTKFTSS from the coding sequence ATGGCCCCCAAGGCGGAGAAGAAGCCGGCGGCGAAGAAGCCCGCGGAGGAGGAGCCCGCGGCGGAGAAGGCCGAGAAGGCCCCGGCGGCGAAGAAGCCCAAGGCCGAGAAGCGGCTGCCAGCCGGCAAGACCGCCTCCAAGGAGGGCGgcgagaagaagggcaagaagaagagcaagaagagcGTCGAGACCTACAAAATCTACATCTtcaaggtgctgaagcaggtgcacCCCGACATCGGCATCTCCTCCAAGGCCATGTCcatcatgaactccttcatcaacgaCATCTTCGAGAAGCTCGCCGGGGAGGCCTCCAAGCTCGCCCGCTACAACAAGAAGCCCACCATCACCTCCCGGGAGATCCAGACCTCCGTCCGCCTCGTCCTCCCCGGGGAGCTCGCCAAGCACGCCGTCTCTGAGGGCACCAAGGCCgtcaccaagttcacctcctcTTAG